Within Paralichthys olivaceus isolate ysfri-2021 chromosome 14, ASM2471397v2, whole genome shotgun sequence, the genomic segment CAATGAAAAGCTCGACAAAACCAAGGTCAGTCAAGGCTGTAACTGTGGCTTGgcctcatctgtttttttttaagagacaGTGACTTTAGTTTGAAAGCAATGTTTGAATTAAAGAGACATTCCCCAagtattatttaattttattatattattaggGAGTCAGTTGACTTTATgggttatttgtttttcttcatttttgatTCTTTTATACTTTTTCTGTACAGTTGTTGTGCTGAAGCGGGGGAGCGCCACTGGAAACTGAAAACAGTGTTAGTTTTACCCCCAGTGcctgaaacaacaaacagttgcTCCTGTCTTTAATCCTGTGATATTACACTGGTGTCGAGCTTCTTAAAAAATCAACCCAGGCTTTAGAGTGACAACGAGCTGGGGCCTCATCCAACCCTTCGACAAACCAACCCACATATTTACAGTTTTCAGAGTTGACTTACTGTCATTTatacagaaaatgacaaaaaactaaCTTTTGAACAGTTCAAAAGTATGAAAAGACTCAATTGCAAACATTATACCATTTTGCTCccaatgtaatccatataaacAGTTGATCACTATATCCGTGATCATTATATTGGGTTTCCACCGCAATTCTCTATGCAGTAAAAACCCACGTTCTGTAGTTTAAGGGTGGTCCTCCTTTAGTGTGCAATTAAATTCTAAGGGACACAAGCCCTGTGACATTCATCTAAAGTTCAATTATTTTTTGGCATAATGCAGTTGATGAGGTATAATGCATTGGCTCAGTTTCTTGGAACCAGAGCTTTCAGTTTGGAAGTTGTCTGTAGCTCAACtaacagaaaatatgtttaaaaaaaagggaaaacagcTCCttgatccaccccctgatccggatctaAAATGAgttggttcttccctgactcataccgcacccttccaccaagtttggtggaaatccgACCAACGTAATCAGTAATCCTGCTACGAATAAATGCAGATGaaatcataacctccttggtggaggtaattctCATTAGTTCCAGCTTTAAGCTCCCAACCTCCCCTACAATCTCAAACTGGAGTGCTCACACTAGTAAATCATGTCAGTGTTTGAATGCTTGGAGATCGCACAGTAGGTCAGAGACTCGCACAGAGACCTGCTGCAACATGTTGtccctgagcaaggcaccaaaaCCAGCAACGGCTGCTACAGCTGCCTCACTGTGGCTGCAACCTCGCCCGGAGAGAGGAGTGAATGAAACATTGTGTTCGGGCAGTGAATGGTGAATGTGCTGCTTCTTTCACACCACTTCATCTGAAGTGGTGGCAGCTTGTGGACTGGGCCCGTGGTGAGTGCTTTGTGACTCCGCTGTGTGTTTTCCAATCACTCGCTGGTGTCGGCACCTCCGCAACGCGCCTGGAAAATCGTCTTCGGCCCCctgtatgtttatttattttagagtgaaggctggggggggggggttacttgCCTTCGCAGCGCATGTTGCACAGCTGGAACCTTTGTGCGAGCTACATATAAATCACTGCATGCTCCCTGTGTCACTTTCTTTTCACTATCATGCCCGGTGCAGTGGTAGAGATCTGTGAGAGTGCGTGAATCGCAGCAGATCTCGCCTGCCGCTGTGGTGAAGTTGTAGAGACTGAGGGTGAGTGTGTATGAAAGTGCTACACACTCCAGCTCATCCTCAGCCACCCTCACACAAGGCCCTTATCTGGTTGGGGTGCCTTCTATTTCCATCCACCGATCACATGCAAAACAGCTGTGAAGAACAGCCTGTATATTTAGCTGTATTGTGAGGGCGCCGGGGGGCTGTGGCTAGCTTAGCCTATTACTGCCGCACAATGGGGACTTTGACAAGAGACAGCAAGAGGAAGGAAAGATCTTCCACGGTGGGACAAAAATAgacagctcagtgtgtgttgcattgtggACTCAGCAAGTGTGACTGAGCTGCGATAGACAGAGAGGCTACCGTGTGTGTTTCCAGAGTTTACATAAAGACTTTCACTGAAGCTTTATTGTTTTGCTTACTTTGAATATGCAGCAACGTTTACTGGAGATTAGTTTTGTCGGTTCAAAGATCACACTGGAGCTTCAGAGTGAAGTTAACGGAGATCTGGAACTTTACAGATGCTTTCATCATGGATTATTGTGCCTATTATATTTATCAGTTGATTTATCGCTTGGTCGACAAAATGTCCAATAACTGCAAAAATTGACGTTACAATTTCTGAAAAATCTCCAAGGTCAcgttttcatctgttttgtttgatcGACCAAATCCAAATCACGTGAAGATTTTTCTTAAATTCAAGTGTTAAACTGAAACTTGATGATTTACGGGACCAAAGACTaaggattgtttttatttaactaaTCAATTACTTAAAAATTGTTGAGCGGAGAGATACAAGACTCACTAACACTTTCTTTAAACTAAGAAATACATTTGCTATTTGGGACAAAATTACACACAAATGTGTAATAGAATTTAATAAAGACAATTTATATCaatgaggtcaaaggtcaacttcacTGTGATGTTCTAATGTTCACTATTTAACACCATAACATTGTGACAGTTACGAATGAGCAGTAAAACAATGCCTAAATTTATTGCAAAATAAGAAAAGTTCAATATATTTTGCTAATGCATTGTGCTatcacagtgaggaggtataacacagtTGATCAacctcagatttatttttaaactcacTCAGGAACAAAAAAGTAAAGGAAATATTGTGATAGTTATTGATATTGATTCATATTCATGCGGTAACTGGTCCTTAACTGGTAACAAAGGATGAAGACGATAGTTATTTATCCATTTAATTTGTCCAATCGTGTATTGTCTCTAATCCAGGAATGAAGACAGGATGGAGAGGAGTGAACGACAGACCTGCACCAAGATGGATAGTATTGAAGCTGCAGACGAACAGTAAGTCAAGTCttgcgtgtttgtgtgagtattattgtgtttgtgttcctctgtCAGTCTCACACTCATGGATGTCTTCATCTTTAGATGCCCcagtctggaggagctgctgtcgTGGGCACGGAGCTTCGAGATGATGCTGCGCTCGTTGGAGGGCCGGGAGATCTTCCGGGAGTTCCTGCGCTCGGAGTACAGCGAGGACAACCTGCTCTTCTGGTTGGCCTGTGAGGAACTGAAGAAGGAGACGAATCCCTCCGTGGTGGATGAGAAGGCCAGGATTATATACGAAGACTATGTGTCCATATTATCACCCAAAGAGGTACAGACTGACTGTGTGTTAATTCTTCAGAAATTAAGCACCCAACAAAATCAAGTTATTTTAACTTGGTGCAGTCTTTCATGATCCCCAGAGGACGAATCCTGATCACtttggtgatgtcatcactttcCATGTAGCACCATTATCTGGTCAAACGTTGTCTGTGTTATGAGAAGTTAGTTACATGATAGTTATGAATTATTGATGAActgactttgtttttctgatctCAGGTGAGTCTGGACTCACGGGTCAGAGAAGGAATAAACCAGAGTCTGGCTGAGCCCAGCAACCTGATCTACGAGGAGGCCCAGCTCCAGATCTACACCCTGATGCATCGCGACTCCTTTCCCCGTTTCCTCAACTCCTCCGTTTACAGAGACCTCCTGGCCAGCAGGAGGCGCACCTGCCTCGACCCCTAGACCCTCCCCACTCCTCCCTCATTGCCATCGTACACCAACGAGACTACTACTTAAACTTCAAATACTACTATGGTGCCAGAAGTCGGGTTTGGAAAAAATCTCTCCCTTTTTTGATTGAAAAGACTGAATGACATCCAAGATagctggttgtttttttatttatattttttaagcAATTTATATCCAGTTCCTCACTGGAGCCAGGTCGGCCTTTGCTGGTTGGTTATCGGTCAATTTAAGACCTTTAATGCTGGCCAGTGATTGTTTCGCagtttgtgctgtttgtttcGGTTGACGCTGGCCAACCCACGTGGGTTGAAACGGCCGACCCGTTGGCCAGCCGTCGCTCACCTGTGGACGAGGACTCCTCAGGCAGCggggacagaaaaagagagagagatgaaaaaggACAAGCCAACTGTTCCTGTACTGTAATATTTAGACCTCATGCTTTCTACCCTCACTTCTAAAGTTCTCTCTCTTTACTCAttctctctcatgttttattgtgttttttctaacTCTGCCCCATTCCTCagacatgtttgatttttgtcttgttttaaatttttctgtTCTATCCAAACATGACACCTAGTTGTTGGTGGGATCTGGAGAGTCGGAGTTTCTGCCCATTTAACCAGTAGAAGCACTGGCTCTGCATGAAACTCTCTCTCTCGACAGTAGCTTGACGATGTAAGCCGCGGACTGCAACTGTTTTTGAATATTGAGATGTATTAAGACAGGGACCTGTCTCTGCctggttgtttttgttcagtgaAGGGAAGTACACTTCTGCCCATTTTAAGCTTACTGCTGTTTTGTTGATGAGGAGATTTAATGGCttctgcagcagaggcagcagcaaaAGCACCTACccatccatccgtccgtccatccatccgtccatccatttATCTGTCCGTCCAGGCACTTTCCTTCTTTAGGATTCTTTAACTGGGAGAAGTAAGGGCTAGAATTGTGGTTGGGCAGCTACATGTGTTATTACTACTCATGAACTTTAGACAAAAACAATCTCTTCACTGAGAAAATCACAATGCCTTTACATGTGAGAAAAAGGCAGCACAAGCGCTGCTGGAGTTTTGCTGGAAAGCAACCACAGTTTGTCCAACGATCCCTACCTCCCAtccttttttccctcccccttcctccctccacctcagACCATCACAGCCTGACAAGCACAGGTGCCCAATGTGGGGGTGGAAGATACCCCACCCCtggataaaataaaattaaaaaaacacattaactcCAAAAAAGTCATTTGCATCTTGAAATTCATGAGCAGAAGAAAAGGGTTTTACTCTCTAGCATTTCACCTTGAATTGAGGATTTTGGAAAACAAGCAGATGCAGCAGGCACCGATGTGATTAAAAAGGGTCATCGAGCCCCGGCCTTTGTCTGTAAGGCTCTAGCTTTAGAAGCTTTTGGTAATATGACACTCCTTCGAAGTTGAACGTCCAATATCTCAGTGCAGAAACGAGAACCAGGTGCCAAACACGATGTCAAAGATGCTGTGAAGAGACATCAGGTGTGACTCGTCACCAGACTGTAGGGTCTCGCTCGTTGCGGTGCTCGTCCGATCGTCCAGCAGATGAAGTGAACGGTTCTCCTTCAGTTAGCTGCTGCCCGTGTGAGACACTTCTGATTTGTTTCGTTACCAGAGCTAATGAAAAAGGTTGGTGtaacaatgctaacatgctagccttttttttccccccagaagGCTAACTAGGTGTCAGCATGCTGTAGGCAAGCAGTTAGCATGCTTGTGCTGGCCATGCTAATGGCCCATCTCACTGccagccctcacacacacacactccggtttgttttttctaatcTGACTTTGACAGCATGCGATGATAAcggctaatgtgtgtgtgtgagtgtgtgtgtgtgtgtgtaaggaaaAATTACacacttaacagaaaaaaaaaatagaaaaaaaaaaactttaaggGGGTCTTGCCAAATGTcccattaacatttttattatataaaaggacatttagttttttgatgATGTGAACATTTGAACATGAACTTTGTTTCTGGCCTGTGGACGTGCAGTAGAAAGTGCATGAGTGCAGTATatgctatttttttaaattaactggGCCTCCAAGTGTTTTCTTCACGCCACGCGATGGACAACCGTCTCGGTTCGGTGGTTAGTGCAGTCTTTAAAAGTGTCAATGAAACAGTGCCACTCCTCACTGATAAACGTAGGCATCCGTGCTGCCACCACCTGTAACTACCTGAAGTTCACGTGCCAAGTTTGATCTAAATTCAGTTTAACATTAGACGATGCAGGATGTCGATTGAAGACGATTGAAGTGTAATTGGATGTTTAGTAGTTAACGGTAATAGGTTATGGTCTATTTGAGGCTGTGTCCTAATATGTTAGGTTGGTTTTGAATCATCTTGTAAATTGCTGTTGTTAAAACCTTGTGAACCTGATACTAAAAAAGCTTCATGATGAATTATTCAAGAAAGTTTAGTTAGCGAAAACAAATAactaaattaataaaacaacatgagaAATATACATCCGTTTTGAGGAGTGTACGGTCCATGGAATTATGGGATTTTGAGTTTTCCTCCATTTATTCTCATACTTATACTATTGATGAATCTGTCAGTTCAAAACCAAGCTAACATATTTCccaaaaaaaactttctgtCGCAAAGTTTTAGTTATAAATCGGTCAAATTGTCTAAACCAATAATCATTAACAGTTTTGCGATGTTCTTTATTGATtgaaaatatacaatatttaaCCTTTGGCAATACAGTACTCACATTTCACTCTACATTAATATCCATAAGGGCTTGATTGATACTGCTTAGCTGCTTTATTGAAGAGAGCTGTGCATGCATGCGCCCAGTTGATCGGCAGCAGAAGAATACAGTCGATAACAAATTCTGAATCGAAAGGATCAAATTTTACATTTAGTCCCTGGAGCAAGTTTTAATTTGCAGGTAACATGAGCGTTTTAGACGTTTGTATTTGGACTAACTGTACGTTTGTCAGTAGAAAGCTCTTCTTGCAGAcagatttctcctctgcacAGTTCAGCTCTGTTTCCTTGTCACTGAGTCTTTACAGTAATTAACATGAGAATGTTTCACCAAGAACCAGAAAATGAACTCATGGTGCAATTAAACCAAGTTTACATTTATAAATTGTGAGATGCGTGTACCTTAATAAAATACTCATAATAGTTGGGAGCTAAGTGTCCAGCAGAGGGGTCAGCAGGTTTCAGGCTGGAACCGTTGCTGCCCAGTGCTAATGGACATGTCACGAGAACCGGGAGTGTTTGAGAGGGAGGACGGACGCAGCAGGAAACCCAGCTTCCCTGCTTACATCCTTCCTCTTAAGTTATTGTGACTTTTACATGGTTGGGGGAAAAGTCCacggttgtttatttttaataactgaATTTCAAATGTGGATTTTACAAGCAACGATGATGATGTGAAGTGATGTGTCATCGCTGAGTTTAGAGTTTTGTCTTTAAATTTCCATGGGTTCCAGTCGAGTGGGTTTCTGGAAACGTGGCTGTTGGTTTTGttgacttaaaaaaataataataagattgAGAGCTGAAGAGTCCTGATGGGATGGAAGAGGTTTGCGAAGCTTTGGCCTTACTGacacgtttttatttttttcctttgtataaaaaaaaaaaaaaacaacaaacgtCTCTGTAGGCTTTTCACTACCTCTCATGTTGGttaatttatttcacatctaGTTGTCAATGTACAAGTTGTTTTTACATCTACTTGAAGCCTaacactgtaaacaaaatgtgcacAGAAAAATGACTATGTATATGACCAGAGGGGTTAAAGAGAGCGTGGCCTAgtcaacattatttttttgtttgtatgtatgtttgtttttaattgtgttgaGCTGAAATAGATTTTGCATCTCTATAAAGTATTCAGGAATCCACTGTCTAAGGGCTAATCCCATTTTTGCCTATGCAAATCTGTTACTGTGGGCGAGTTGGGAAAGGGCGAGCTACCGCACCTTTCACCTGTTTTAGATGGACCATGGTTTACATTGCCCTTTGCTGATATTCTTCAATCTTACTCAGCAAAAATGTACGCTTATTTTTGtttctatataaatattatatatatataaatatatataaaacaagtaATATACAGAGAACATAGTATATGCCTTcgtgatgataaaaaaaaagaaaccttgctgaatacaaataaatgtgttgttgtctgACATTAAGTGACTGTGTGCTGGAGTCTTGGTAAGATGATGTGGATGACGGGATTTTAAGAGACTGACTGAAAAGTTGACGAGCTGACTGTCAGGAAAGACTTTCATTACTCGGGCTACAACACGAGTAGCTGATCCTGTGCAGTGTTTCCTAACTGAGGGGTGAaagactttatttattcaaggaGCAAACACATCATGACTGTCTGTGACAAACATTGTTATTCAGCCCCAGCCTGTGATCTAAATAAGGTATTTCGGGTCACCCAGTACTTGTCCATGTCATTTTTCACTGTAACACTTGGTCATTTGAAAAGCAAGACTGTGTAACCTTTGCTAAAAGAAGCCGGTGACCAAACCAAACCGGCTGCAACGCCGACACAACTGAGTGTAATGACACGGGCTACGTTTAACTGATTTCACTGCAAAAGAGTTGGACTCTGTTATTTCTTCATGCGAAAGTTACATGGTCTCACTTTGAAGGGCTGAGTTGAGCAAACCTGGAAACAAGCTGAGATATTGTTGGTATCTGCCTTTGAGATGTGCACTGTCCATAGTCCCGTTTTATAaccagtaattcattaataaaatcaaaaacattcCACTTaccatgacattttttttttttttcttttcaatttttcGGTGATTATCTTTTCGTCACTGGACACTGCACAGCTGTTGTGAACTTTAAATAAGAGAAGAACGGCAACATGTCATCAGCAAACAGCAGCAACTTTGTTCCCTGTTCTTCTCGTTGTTTTTGTAGCCACATCCAGACTCTCACTGTGTGATTACAGTAGCGTTGATGCCAACACATCAGCagaagtttcatttttttaaatcaaatattccaTAAATGCCAAATGAGTCAAAAAAGTTGCTAGAGGACCATTAATTCcactatttttttattcattatttttacagAAAATTTAGCTCCTGAactgaaatagaaaaaagaatacAAGAGTTGATGTTGTACGTATATTTTTCCCACAATTCCTCACAGCGTATCTTGTGGCCAAGGGCAGACAGGTTTATCCGCTGACGTTGGTTTGAAGCCTGACctgagtttgtgtgttgaaTTGGTGCCTCTTTAAACTTCACATCAGACCTcaatttctctttctgtctcgctgtgtgtctcaccttctctctctctctcgggcTCTCACTCCCTCCGTCTGGAACATCACACTTGCAACACTGTTAATttaagtcggagcctagacgccCCCACTTGACAGCAAAAATGGCTCTGATGTTCGATCCTCCTACGTGAACACTGACGCCCTCACACCGTCTCTTTCGTACCTCTTCCTGAGGTGTTTGTGCTACTTTGGGAAAGAGATCATGTTTGTGCAGGTACTGGTTGAAGTTGGCTCTCAACAGTTTTTAGGCAATCACTTTTCTCTTTATTGATTTAGATGCCTAAGCCTCTTTGGTTGTGTCACGCCTTTGTAGATAGATCACAAGTCGTTGAGAGATGATCCGcaggtgaaaatataaaaaagaatttttctgtcactttaggcaacaaaaaaaaagtgaactTTTTTTCTATTCAGCATGCTTTTtgctaaataaatgaaataattcagTTATTTGCTATAAACAATACTGTATGAGTATGTATTCAAGTACTGCAGTATGCAGACTATTAAAAATATCAGAAACTCTTTTGAGAGGTTCATATTTTTCTTCTAGTATGTTTCACTAATATTGAAGGTTATGAGTACTTGTTGTTTTGAGTGTCTCATGATTCATCAGAATGACTGAAGGACCCTCTTTGTATTTACAAATATAGATGGTTGGTTATTTCCACATGCATGAACTGCAGAGCAACTTTTATCAGGTCAGTGCTAGTGCAGTGAGCTTTTTCTTCAAGGATTTTGTCAAGCTCAACTTTTCACTAGCTGCTAAACAAACTTGGATGATGGCTGAGATCCCGACTTTTATTTCCATCGAGGCCGGTTTAATTTCCCCCTGGTGGCCACTAAAGGTCAAAAAGGCGTCTTTTGGGGGACATTGACTCCTCTCGCAGAACCTTATCTTGAGATATGAGGCAGATGTGACTTCTAGTGTTCAGGTTTAAGATGCTGAGATGGAAGAATGTCAGCTGAGCCAGGGAGAGCAAACTCCTGTGCAACTTCCTTCAACATCTCAGAGCGCTGTGTCCCGAAAACCTGCAGGGCCGTGCTGCCCGCAAGGATCTGATCGCTTTTTCTCGTGACTTTGAATTTTATCAAAGAAAACTGACCATCGGTCCTTGTGTCCAAATCTCCCCAAGATGCAGGAATTCCCCTAATTGTAGCATTGAAAGGACTTTTATTATCTCATTAGCCCATGTTGTAGCGTAGCGCAGGAGGGACTCGTCTCATCTAGCCACGTCTTACAGGGCTGTGAATCTGTACTTCTCGACAGAGCCGATACAAAGTTAACACCACTGAGCGAATGGGAATTTGTGCATTGTGAGAAACATTTAGTTATTTTGGCAATCCTCTGCACGACGGCACAAAACAGACTTAAGCTTATCGTTTTCACTGAGGACAGTAGAACTCAAGAGTCTAAAAACGATTGTCTAGTTTAGAAAATGTGAACTCGTTTTGGTCGATAAAGTTACACAAACTGTGTGATACTGTGGTTTAGATGGTGAGGTGAAGAGTTTGACGTTTTGGAAAATACGGACTTTCCCTTCTGTTTGATGCCGCTCTCATGTCTGTACTCTATGAAGCTAGGACCAGCGAGCTCACACTAGCTCTCCTGGCATAGTCCACTTTTAAAGACCATGTATTATAATCCTGTTTAAAGCATATAAAACCAAAAAAGTGTACAAGAAAATGTAAAAGCAACAATTTGTGCTTTTGTTGTGGGGTAATGTGTCGGACCTTCTGACCGTCTGCTTGCTCCAGCTTCATGAATCACAGATGTGGTGTTGATTTTGAGTGAATGAACGTATTTACCAAATGTCTAttcctttaaaaacaataattgagCTACATACAATTTTTACATCACAGGAAAAAGAAGGTAACATTTACCTGACACAGTGATCAATGCATCTGTCAGTTCAACGATGTAATGTGCCAAAAATTATAATCAACATTTTGCTTCTATGTGAAGGGGTCAGAGGAGTTGTTGGAGAATAA encodes:
- the rgs17 gene encoding regulator of G-protein signaling 17 isoform X2; this translates as MPRSVSGVEMRKRQAAHIEAPPQAPGQPRPNTCCLCWCGCCKCLWNEDRMERSERQTCTKMDSIEAADEQCPSLEELLSWARSFEMMLRSLEGREIFREFLRSEYSEDNLLFWLACEELKKETNPSVVDEKARIIYEDYVSILSPKEVSLDSRVREGINQSLAEPSNLIYEEAQLQIYTLMHRDSFPRFLNSSVYRDLLASRRRTCLDP
- the rgs17 gene encoding regulator of G-protein signaling 17 isoform X1; the encoded protein is MMLQPRSVSGVEMRKRQAAHIEAPPQAPGQPRPNTCCLCWCGCCKCLWNEDRMERSERQTCTKMDSIEAADEQCPSLEELLSWARSFEMMLRSLEGREIFREFLRSEYSEDNLLFWLACEELKKETNPSVVDEKARIIYEDYVSILSPKEVSLDSRVREGINQSLAEPSNLIYEEAQLQIYTLMHRDSFPRFLNSSVYRDLLASRRRTCLDP